The Alkalibacter rhizosphaerae genomic sequence ATTCCTTTGCAAAATCTACGATTCCAGTTTTATCCGATACGCTGATCAGTGCTCTCATCATTTCCTCCTTTGTCTAGCCTCACTTTTCGTCCGCAAACCTGCAGCCGTCCCTGGCAAAAATTCCGGACGGATTCCACCAGCAGCCGGTGTTCCACCTTCAGCACCCGCTGCTGAAGGGTTTTGGGGGTATCCTCCGTCACCACCCCAACCGGTTCCTGTGCGACGATGGGGCCCGTGTCCATCTCTTCATCCACAAAATGAACGGTGGCTCCGGATATTTTTACGCCGTATTCCAAAGCCCGTTCATGAACATGGATGCCGTAAAAGCCTTCTCCGCAAAAGGCAGGGATCAGGGACGGATGGATGTTGAGCATTCTGTTTTTAAAAAGGGCCACCAAGGCAGGGTCCACTTTTTTCAAATAGCCGGCCAAAACCACCAGATCGATCCCGGCTCCCTCCAACAGGTGCTGGAGCCGCTCATGGTAGCCTTCCCTTTCCAAATGAATGGCGGGGATCCCGTATTTTTTGGCCCTTTCCAAGCCGTATGCATCCTTCCGGTCGGAAACGACGAGAACGATGTCCCCATCCCGCTGATGGATCTGGTCCAGCAGGCTTTGGAGATTGGATCCGCCGCCGGATACCAGTACGGCGATGCGCACCCGACTCACAGGGATACTCCCGACCCGGCTTCCACTCGTCCCAGGACCACCGGTTCTTCACCGGCCTGGATCAGTGCATCCAGGATCTTCTCCTTCTCTTCCTCCGACACGACCATCATCAATCCGATGCCCATGTTGAAGGTGGAATACATTTCCTTGTCTGCAATGTTTCCTTCTTTTTGGATAAAATCAAAAATGGCCGGCCGTCGGATCGCGCTGGTGTCGATGACTGCCATGCACCCCTCCGGTAAAGCCCGGGGAATATTTTCATAAAATCCTCCACCGGTGATGTGAGCGATCCCTTTTACGACTCCCGCATCCAAGGCCGCCTGAATGGCTTTAACATAGATCCTGGTAGGAGTGAGCAGCACCGTGCCCAGTACATCCCCCAGTGCCTCCACATGATCTTTGGGATCGTACCCCTTGTGGTCGAACAATACTTTTCGAACCAGGGAAAATCCATTGGAATGAACGCCGCTGGAAGGAAGACCCAGGATCACATCTCCCGGCTTTATATCCGTTCCGTCGATCAGGCCTTTCTTTTCCGCCACGCCTACAGCAAAGCCGGCAAGGTCGTATTCTTCCGGCTTGTACATGTCCGGCATCTCCGCCGTCTCTCCCCCTACCAGGGCCATGTCGCCCTCCACACAACCGTCGCAAACCCCTTGAACGATGGCTTCGATGACAGCGGGATCGTTTTTGCCGCAAGCAATATAATCCAGAAAAAACAGGGGCCGGGCTCCCTGGCATGCAATGTCGTTGACGCACATGGCCACACAGTCGATGCCGATGGTGTCGTGTTTGTCCATGGCCTGGGCAATGAGCAGTTTGGTGCCCACCCCGTCGGTCCCGGAGACCAGCACCGGATTTTCATATCCAGACGGCAATTCAAAGAGTCCGCCGAATCCTCCCAGACCGGAAAGAACGCCTTTTGTGGCGGTTCTTGCGACGTGGGCCTTGATCCGCTCCACCGATTCGTAGCCGGCTTCGATGTCCACGCCGGAATCTTTATAAGTAAACTGTTTTTCCATCTTTTACTCCTCCACTACAGGAACTTCCATGGGATAATCTCCGTCAAAGCAGGCTTTGCAATAGAAGTTTCCGCCGCCTACGGATTCCACCAAGCCATTGGTGGTGATAAAAGCCAGGGTGTCGGCGCCGATCATTTCCCGGATCTCCTCTACAGTATGCATGGCTCCCACCAGATCCTTCCGATATGGGGTATCGATGCCGAAATGGCAAGTATGGGTAACGGGCGGACTGCTGACCCGGAAATGAACTTCACTGGCTCCTGCTTCCCGCAACATTTCCACCAACCGCTTGGAGGTGGTGCCCCGAACGATGGAATCGTCCACGATGACCACCCGTTTCCCCTCTACGTTGGCCTTGAGAACGTTCAGCTTGATCCGGACCCCCTCTTCCCGCAATTCCTGATTTGGTTGGATGAAAGTCCTGCCGATATACTTGTTCTTGATCAATCCCATGCCAAATGGGATCCCGCTGGCTTCTGCGTATCCAATGGCGGCAGGCATCCCGGAATCGGGAACACCGATGACCACATCCGCTTCCACTGGATTTTCCCGGGAGAGGATCTTGCCGGCATTGTGTCTGGACCGGTACACGCTGATGCCGTCCATAACGGAGTCGGGACGGGCAAAATATATAAGTTCAAAAATACAAAGCTTTTTCTTGGCCCAATTGGTTTGGGCATAGCTGTTGACACCTTCCTCATCCACAATGACGATCTCTCCCGGTTCCAGATCCCTGACGTATTCCGCACCGACAGCGTCCAATCCGCAGGTTTCCGAGGAGAAGACATATCCGTTTTTCGATTTTCCCATGCACAATGGCCGCATCCCGTGGGGGTCCCGGATGGCTATGAGCTTGTCCTCCGTGGTAATGACCAGGGCATAGGCCCCCTTGATCATTTCCACCATTCGCTTGATGGATTCCACCAGGCCGTTTTTAAGTCCTCTGGCGATCAGGTTCAACATCACTTCCGAATCCGTCGTGGTTTGGAAAACAACGCCGTTGTCTTCCAGCATCTCCCGCAACGCTCTTGCATTGACCAGATTTCCGTTGTGGGCCAGAGCCATGTGGCTGTTTTTGTAACTGACCACCAATGGTTGGGCGTTTTCGATATGACTTTCCCCTTCCGTGGAATAGCGTACATGACCGACGCCGATGTTACCCGCCAGGTCCAAGCCCACTTCACCTCCGCGGAATACTTCGTTGACCAATCCCATTCCCTTGTGCTGGTGGATCTTCCCATCTTTGTTGGTGGCGATCCCGGCGCTTTCCTGACCCCGATGCTGCAGGGCGTAAAGACCGTAGTACAGCAACTGGGCCACCGTTCTTTCCTTGTCATGCTTGTAGATGCCAAAAACTCCGCATTCTTCTTCCATTTTGTCCCGATCCAAGTAATTCAATGTTTTGTCCTCCCCATTCATACCAGCCGCCTCAACACTTCCTGGTAGGTCTCTTCCACCTTCCCCAGGTCCCGCCGAAAACGGTCCTTGTCCATCTTTTCATTGGTTTTTACATCCCATAGCCGGCAAGTATCCGGTGAGATCTCGTCGGCCAAAATGACCTGACCTTCAAATCGTCCAAATTCCAATTTAAAATCAATGAGCTTCAGTCCCTTTTCGAGAAAGAAAGCCTGGAGTACGTCATTGATCCGAAGGGCCCATTCTTTGATTTGCCTCACTTCTTCTTCACTGGCAAGCCCCATGGCCCGAATGTGGTCGTCATTGACCAGAGGATCGTGAAAAGCGTCGTTCTTATAGGAAAACTCCAATACGGGTTTCTCAAACAAAATGCCTTCTTCCACGCCCAGCCGTTTGCTGAAGCTCCCTGCAGCCACGTTTCGCACGATGACTTCCAGGGGGATGATCTCCACCGCTTTTACCAGTTGTTCCGTATCGGAAAGAACTTCTATAAAATGAGTGGGTATATGGTGCTGGTGGAGCAGGGAAAACAAGATCCCGCTGATTTTGTTGTTGACCACGGCTTTTCCTGCGATCTGCCCCTTCTTCGTTCCATCAAATGCAGTGGCATCGTCCTTGTACTCCACCACGT encodes the following:
- the purN gene encoding phosphoribosylglycinamide formyltransferase — protein: MSRVRIAVLVSGGGSNLQSLLDQIHQRDGDIVLVVSDRKDAYGLERAKKYGIPAIHLEREGYHERLQHLLEGAGIDLVVLAGYLKKVDPALVALFKNRMLNIHPSLIPAFCGEGFYGIHVHERALEYGVKISGATVHFVDEEMDTGPIVAQEPVGVVTEDTPKTLQQRVLKVEHRLLVESVRNFCQGRLQVCGRKVRLDKGGNDESTDQRIG
- the purM gene encoding phosphoribosylformylglycinamidine cyclo-ligase translates to MEKQFTYKDSGVDIEAGYESVERIKAHVARTATKGVLSGLGGFGGLFELPSGYENPVLVSGTDGVGTKLLIAQAMDKHDTIGIDCVAMCVNDIACQGARPLFFLDYIACGKNDPAVIEAIVQGVCDGCVEGDMALVGGETAEMPDMYKPEEYDLAGFAVGVAEKKGLIDGTDIKPGDVILGLPSSGVHSNGFSLVRKVLFDHKGYDPKDHVEALGDVLGTVLLTPTRIYVKAIQAALDAGVVKGIAHITGGGFYENIPRALPEGCMAVIDTSAIRRPAIFDFIQKEGNIADKEMYSTFNMGIGLMMVVSEEEKEKILDALIQAGEEPVVLGRVEAGSGVSL
- the purF gene encoding amidophosphoribosyltransferase, which translates into the protein MNGEDKTLNYLDRDKMEEECGVFGIYKHDKERTVAQLLYYGLYALQHRGQESAGIATNKDGKIHQHKGMGLVNEVFRGGEVGLDLAGNIGVGHVRYSTEGESHIENAQPLVVSYKNSHMALAHNGNLVNARALREMLEDNGVVFQTTTDSEVMLNLIARGLKNGLVESIKRMVEMIKGAYALVITTEDKLIAIRDPHGMRPLCMGKSKNGYVFSSETCGLDAVGAEYVRDLEPGEIVIVDEEGVNSYAQTNWAKKKLCIFELIYFARPDSVMDGISVYRSRHNAGKILSRENPVEADVVIGVPDSGMPAAIGYAEASGIPFGMGLIKNKYIGRTFIQPNQELREEGVRIKLNVLKANVEGKRVVIVDDSIVRGTTSKRLVEMLREAGASEVHFRVSSPPVTHTCHFGIDTPYRKDLVGAMHTVEEIREMIGADTLAFITTNGLVESVGGGNFYCKACFDGDYPMEVPVVEE
- the purC gene encoding phosphoribosylaminoimidazolesuccinocarboxamide synthase — translated: MKKFEMLYEGKAKRVFRTDESDRYVVEYKDDATAFDGTKKGQIAGKAVVNNKISGILFSLLHQHHIPTHFIEVLSDTEQLVKAVEIIPLEVIVRNVAAGSFSKRLGVEEGILFEKPVLEFSYKNDAFHDPLVNDDHIRAMGLASEEEVRQIKEWALRINDVLQAFFLEKGLKLIDFKLEFGRFEGQVILADEISPDTCRLWDVKTNEKMDKDRFRRDLGKVEETYQEVLRRLV